CTGCTCGAGCTGGACGCGCTGCTGGAGCGCGCGGGCAGGCGCAGGCTCGAGCTGAGGGGTCTGGCGGTAGGTGTCGGCCCCGGCTCCTACACCGGCTTGCGGGTAGGCCTCGCTAGCGCCCAGGGGCTGGCGCGGGGTCTGGGTGTGCCGCTCGGCGGCGTGGTGACGCTCGAGGCGATGGCCGCGACCGCCCTGCCCAGGGGCGCTCGCGGCGTGGTCACCCTGGACGCCGGCCGGGAGCGCGTCTACGCGGCGGCCTATCGCTGGGAGGGTGACGCTTTGCGCGCGCTCGGCGAGGTGCGAAAGCTCGTGCGTGCCGAGCTCGGCACGCACTTTCCGGGCCTGGACCACTACCACGACCCGCCGCCCGACCCCGGCTATCTCGCGGCGCAGGCTGCGCGTCGTCCTCTGCAAGCCACAAAGCCCCTCTACCTGTAGCTAGATGGGCTCGATCAGCGCGACCTCGAGGAGGCCGCGCAGGTCCACGGCCGGGCGCACGATGAGCTCGGTCCGCAGGCTGTTGGGATCCCTCGGCTTGACCTGGACGACCGTGCCCACCACGATGCCGCGCGGAAAGAGGCCGCCGCGAGAGCTCGTCTCGACGAGGTCGCCCGGCTCTACCC
The Deinococcota bacterium genome window above contains:
- the tsaB gene encoding tRNA (adenosine(37)-N6)-threonylcarbamoyltransferase complex dimerization subunit type 1 TsaB, whose translation is MDASSTGLFLGIDTATPYLALALWSPEEGAVASFTERVGRDHAKRLLLELDALLERAGRRRLELRGLAVGVGPGSYTGLRVGLASAQGLARGLGVPLGGVVTLEAMAATALPRGARGVVTLDAGRERVYAAAYRWEGDALRALGEVRKLVRAELGTHFPGLDHYHDPPPDPGYLAAQAARRPLQATKPLYL
- a CDS encoding rod shape-determining protein MreC yields the protein VEPGDLVETSSRGGLFPRGIVVGTVVQVKPRDPNSLRTELIVRPAVDLRGLLEVALIEPI